Proteins from a genomic interval of Polaribacter sejongensis:
- the pfkA gene encoding 6-phosphofructokinase has product MKKIKKIAVMTSGGDAPGMNAAIRAVVRSCAYYSLGCVGIYRGYEGLIEDDLVDLNARSVHNIINKGGTILKSARSKGFRTKEGRQKAYENLIEREVDALVVIGGDGSFTGAVLFNEEFGFPVVGIPGTIDNDIFGTSHTLGYDTALNTAVEAIDKIRDTASSHNRLFFVEVMGRDAGFIALNAGVGAGAEEILIPEEDLGLDRMLESLERSRRAGKSSSIVVVAEGDKSGKNVYELASYVEQNLPEYDVRVSILGHMQRGGSPSCFDRVLASRLGVKAVELLLDGKTNLMVGLKDNLVISTDIKVAIAGGHSINHELLRISDIITT; this is encoded by the coding sequence ATGAAGAAAATTAAAAAAATAGCAGTTATGACTTCTGGAGGAGATGCTCCAGGAATGAACGCCGCAATTAGAGCAGTAGTTAGGTCTTGTGCCTATTATAGTTTAGGTTGTGTAGGTATATATAGAGGATATGAAGGTTTAATTGAAGATGATCTTGTAGATTTAAATGCAAGGAGCGTTCATAATATTATTAACAAAGGAGGAACAATCTTAAAATCTGCTAGATCTAAAGGGTTTAGAACCAAAGAAGGTAGACAGAAAGCTTACGAAAACTTAATTGAACGTGAGGTAGATGCACTAGTTGTAATTGGTGGAGATGGATCTTTTACTGGAGCAGTATTGTTTAACGAAGAATTTGGTTTCCCTGTAGTAGGTATTCCAGGTACTATTGATAATGATATTTTTGGAACTTCACATACATTAGGGTATGACACAGCTTTAAATACAGCCGTAGAAGCAATTGATAAAATTAGAGATACAGCATCTTCACATAACAGACTTTTCTTTGTTGAGGTGATGGGGCGTGACGCAGGTTTTATCGCTTTAAATGCAGGTGTAGGAGCAGGAGCAGAAGAAATCTTAATTCCTGAAGAAGATTTAGGATTAGATAGAATGCTAGAATCTTTAGAAAGAAGTAGAAGAGCAGGTAAATCATCTAGTATTGTAGTAGTTGCAGAAGGTGATAAATCTGGTAAAAATGTATACGAACTAGCTAGTTATGTAGAACAAAACTTACCAGAATATGATGTTCGTGTTAGTATTCTTGGTCATATGCAAAGAGGAGGTTCTCCTTCTTGTTTCGATAGAGTTTTAGCAAGTAGACTAGGTGTAAAAGCGGTAGAGTTATTATTAGATGGTAAAACAAATCTAATGGTAGGTTTAAAAGATAATTTAGTAATTAGTACAGATATTAAAGTAGCAATTGCTGGTGGACATTCTATAAACCACGAGTTACTTAGAATTTCTGATATCATAACAACATAA
- a CDS encoding ATP-binding response regulator, with translation MIPAKIDDVFIQLTTDYSGVITNIVAGSFAKTAFIIKDSIYDSCPFLEGTLEALPLNDPFLLEGMVIVSENTEYNIDLELFKEDAQITILIHNRSNVYKYVNQLNQNRNDIFFIKRELAEKNIELEKLRKIADKANEEKSRFLAMMSHEIRNPLNSILGYSEMISSEKLNKKVTEYIKNLSSAGKNLKVIVDDILDLSRIEAGKLVLVNEEISILETIQNCKNDFQHIHTNKNVELIFLASEKLPEIVLGDAVRIQQVLSNLISNAIKFTNKGKVVISLKIAAETKNKITVIFEVTDSGRGMSESQRLKIFEEYQQNELNDHRVYGGAGLGLAIVKRLVEAMNGNISVKSELNKGASFFIEIPFEKKSKLKKQVIISEEVKNKNIDLKGKNILVADDDLMNQTIVAHILKKEKVNVTIVNDGLEALSKIENEVFDVVLLDINMPNMTGEELMKKKATITNVNATSPFLALTANASTEDIERYLTLGFSGVISKPYTIVEFIEKIKSIFLPQ, from the coding sequence TTGATACCTGCAAAAATAGATGATGTTTTTATACAATTAACTACCGATTATTCGGGAGTTATTACAAACATTGTTGCAGGGAGCTTTGCTAAAACTGCATTTATAATTAAAGATTCTATTTACGATTCTTGCCCTTTCTTAGAAGGAACTTTAGAAGCTTTACCGTTAAATGATCCCTTTTTATTAGAGGGAATGGTTATTGTGTCTGAAAACACAGAATATAATATAGATTTAGAACTTTTTAAAGAGGATGCTCAAATCACTATTTTAATACACAATAGAAGCAATGTGTATAAATATGTAAACCAGCTAAATCAAAATAGAAATGATATTTTCTTTATCAAAAGAGAACTTGCAGAGAAAAATATTGAATTAGAAAAATTACGAAAAATTGCGGATAAAGCGAACGAAGAGAAATCTCGTTTTTTAGCAATGATGAGTCATGAAATTAGAAATCCATTAAACTCAATTCTTGGATATTCTGAAATGATTTCATCAGAAAAATTGAATAAGAAAGTTACCGAATACATTAAAAACTTATCATCCGCAGGGAAAAACTTAAAGGTTATAGTAGATGATATTTTAGATTTATCTCGCATAGAAGCAGGGAAATTGGTTTTGGTAAATGAAGAAATTTCTATTTTAGAAACCATTCAGAATTGTAAAAACGATTTTCAGCATATTCATACCAATAAAAATGTAGAACTAATTTTTTTAGCATCAGAAAAACTGCCGGAAATTGTTTTAGGAGATGCTGTAAGAATTCAACAGGTACTATCAAATTTAATTAGCAACGCTATTAAGTTTACCAATAAAGGGAAAGTTGTTATAAGTTTAAAGATAGCTGCTGAAACAAAAAATAAGATTACCGTAATCTTTGAAGTTACAGATTCTGGTAGAGGGATGAGCGAGTCTCAACGTTTAAAAATATTTGAAGAATACCAACAAAACGAATTAAATGACCATCGTGTTTATGGTGGAGCTGGTTTAGGATTGGCTATTGTAAAACGTTTGGTAGAAGCCATGAATGGTAATATCTCTGTGAAAAGTGAATTGAATAAAGGAGCTTCCTTTTTTATTGAAATTCCTTTTGAAAAAAAATCAAAATTAAAGAAGCAGGTAATAATATCAGAAGAGGTTAAGAATAAAAATATTGATTTAAAAGGAAAAAATATTTTAGTGGCTGATGATGACCTGATGAATCAAACAATAGTTGCGCATATTTTGAAAAAGGAAAAAGTGAATGTAACCATTGTAAATGATGGATTAGAGGCGCTTTCTAAAATAGAAAATGAAGTTTTTGATGTTGTTTTATTAGATATCAACATGCCAAATATGACTGGTGAAGAATTGATGAAAAAGAAAGCGACTATTACAAACGTTAATGCTACAAGTCCTTTTTTAGCATTAACAGCCAATGCTTCTACCGAAGATATTGAAAGGTATTTAACATTAGGTTTTTCTGGAGTTATCTCCAAACCTTATACTATTGTTGAATTTATTGAGAAAATTAAAAGTATTTTTCTTCCTCAATAA
- a CDS encoding Rab family GTPase — MIAKKVLLVGNFGVGKTSLIRRFVLNEFSEDYISTIGVRVSKKIVEYKNETIKLMIWDVAGTSGNDKIPKAYFLGSNAAMFVFDVSREETYLTIDENLNMVKELSGLQNITVVGNKKDLLSAEELENVVQKVSVHIDLITSAKEDENVEDAFMKLTTLALK; from the coding sequence ATGATTGCAAAAAAAGTACTACTCGTTGGTAATTTTGGTGTTGGTAAAACATCCTTAATTAGACGATTTGTTTTAAACGAATTTTCTGAAGATTACATTAGTACAATTGGCGTTAGAGTGAGTAAAAAAATAGTGGAATATAAAAATGAAACTATTAAATTGATGATTTGGGATGTTGCTGGTACAAGTGGCAATGATAAAATACCCAAAGCTTATTTTTTAGGTTCTAATGCGGCAATGTTTGTGTTTGATGTAAGCAGAGAAGAAACCTATTTAACTATAGATGAGAATCTAAATATGGTTAAAGAATTGTCTGGTTTGCAAAACATAACAGTGGTTGGTAACAAAAAAGATTTACTTTCTGCAGAAGAATTAGAAAATGTAGTACAGAAAGTTTCTGTACATATAGATTTAATTACCAGTGCCAAAGAAGATGAAAATGTTGAAGATGCTTTTATGAAATTAACCACATTAGCTTTAAAATAA
- the tsaD gene encoding tRNA (adenosine(37)-N6)-threonylcarbamoyltransferase complex transferase subunit TsaD, with protein MKKQVYILGIESSCDDTSASVICNAKVLSNVVANQEIHSKYGGVVPELASRAHQQNIVPVVQQAIEQANITKEDLSAIAFTRGPGLMGSLLVGTSFAKSLALGLQVPLIDVNHMQAHILSHFIEDENSKMPPFPFICLTISGGHTQIVKVTNHFEMEVLGETIDDAVGEAFDKSAKILGLPYPGGPLIDKHAKLGNPKAFQFTKPKVGDLDFSFSGLKTGILYFIQKQVRINPNFIEENLDDICASIQYTIVEILMDKLKNAVKQTGIKHIAIAGGVSANSEIRHRLQLAEKHFGWTTYVPKFEYTTDNAAMIAITGYLKYLNNDYSDVSVTAKARLKVTENS; from the coding sequence ATGAAAAAACAGGTTTATATATTAGGGATAGAATCTTCTTGTGATGACACAAGTGCCTCAGTAATTTGTAACGCAAAAGTGCTGAGTAATGTTGTTGCTAACCAAGAAATACATTCTAAATATGGTGGTGTTGTTCCAGAATTAGCGTCTAGAGCGCATCAACAAAACATTGTTCCCGTAGTGCAACAAGCTATAGAGCAAGCAAATATAACTAAAGAAGATTTATCTGCAATTGCATTTACAAGAGGTCCTGGTTTAATGGGATCTTTGCTTGTAGGTACTTCTTTTGCAAAATCTTTAGCCTTAGGTTTACAAGTTCCTTTAATAGATGTAAATCATATGCAAGCTCATATTCTATCTCATTTTATTGAGGATGAAAATAGCAAAATGCCTCCTTTTCCTTTTATCTGTTTAACCATTAGTGGCGGACACACACAAATTGTAAAAGTGACCAATCATTTTGAAATGGAAGTTTTAGGTGAAACCATTGATGATGCTGTTGGTGAAGCTTTTGATAAATCTGCAAAAATTTTAGGCCTTCCTTATCCTGGAGGTCCTTTAATAGACAAACATGCAAAACTAGGAAATCCGAAAGCTTTTCAGTTTACAAAACCTAAAGTAGGCGATTTAGATTTTAGTTTTAGCGGATTAAAAACGGGGATTTTATATTTTATTCAGAAACAAGTAAGAATAAACCCAAATTTTATCGAAGAAAATTTAGATGACATTTGTGCTTCTATACAATATACAATTGTAGAGATTTTAATGGATAAATTAAAAAATGCGGTAAAACAAACAGGCATTAAACATATTGCTATTGCTGGTGGAGTTTCTGCAAATTCGGAAATTAGACACCGCTTACAATTAGCCGAAAAACATTTTGGGTGGACCACCTATGTACCTAAATTTGAATATACCACTGATAATGCCGCAATGATTGCCATTACTGGTTATTTAAAATACTTAAACAACGATTATTCTGATGTTTCTGTAACCGCAAAAGCGCGATTAAAAGTTACTGAGAATTCTTAG
- a CDS encoding LTA synthase family protein, giving the protein MKTLKNRFLFNIYYFLLWIGYFAFARLFFLLFYVDKTKELDFLTTLKTFLYGVRLDSSFAAYLCFIPFLIIIFSVFINSKIIGTIIKWYSAIMIVILSLLLIIDASLYQSWGTRLDTALLKYLNTPEIMIASVSTFQKITGTLFWIATSFVFIKWFNNIISKKIAKVEKGFWLQAVLFFLITAALIIPVRGGLQTIPVNQSNVYFSSNMFANHASINYAWNFFNALTHKPDGKNPYKFFDSEIAKNTIKKRRSQLLTADTDSILNTTKPNVIFIIWESLTAKVVGSLGGEPNVTENLNKLSKEGILFTNYYANGDRTDKGIPAILSGYYPQPSQSIMKMPNKSRNLPMLPKKMMDLGYNTSFYYGGDLNFGNMNTYLRNSGITDFVDGNDFDEKDWNSKWGAHDHVFMKRLADDLSKKQNEPFFKIALTLTSHEPYEFPDTYKFGKDTEENKFRSAHAYTDKTIGTFIDFAKQQPWYKNTLIVIIADHGHRSPAHKGTFNAPIKFQIPMLWLGGALNKKGIEIDNIASQVDLSYTLLDLLKGDNSEFKFSKNIFNTSDKQYAHYIFNKGFGTLSKNGLYLFDHVSKKAILEEGKEAAKLDSLGKSISQEAFQDFLERD; this is encoded by the coding sequence TTGAAAACATTAAAAAACAGATTTCTATTCAATATTTATTATTTTCTATTATGGATAGGATATTTTGCGTTTGCAAGATTATTTTTCCTTCTTTTTTATGTTGATAAAACAAAAGAGTTAGACTTTTTAACGACACTAAAAACATTTCTTTACGGTGTACGATTAGACAGTTCTTTTGCCGCATATTTATGTTTCATTCCGTTTTTAATCATCATTTTTTCTGTTTTTATCAATTCAAAAATAATTGGAACCATTATAAAATGGTATTCGGCTATAATGATTGTTATTTTAAGTTTATTACTCATTATAGATGCTAGCTTATATCAATCTTGGGGAACGCGTTTAGATACTGCTTTACTAAAGTATTTAAATACTCCAGAAATTATGATTGCTTCTGTTTCTACTTTTCAAAAGATAACCGGAACTCTATTTTGGATTGCAACTTCTTTTGTCTTTATAAAATGGTTCAACAACATTATTTCAAAGAAAATAGCAAAGGTAGAAAAAGGTTTTTGGCTACAAGCGGTGCTGTTTTTCTTAATAACAGCGGCATTAATTATACCAGTAAGAGGCGGTTTACAAACCATACCTGTTAACCAAAGTAATGTTTACTTTTCTAGTAATATGTTTGCAAACCATGCATCCATAAATTACGCTTGGAATTTTTTTAACGCACTTACACATAAACCGGACGGAAAAAACCCTTATAAATTTTTTGATAGTGAAATAGCTAAAAACACCATCAAAAAAAGAAGATCTCAACTTTTAACAGCTGATACTGACAGTATTTTAAACACCACAAAACCAAACGTAATCTTTATTATATGGGAAAGTTTAACAGCCAAAGTTGTAGGCTCTTTAGGAGGCGAACCTAATGTAACAGAAAACCTAAACAAGCTATCTAAAGAAGGTATTTTGTTTACCAACTACTATGCGAACGGAGATAGAACGGACAAAGGGATTCCTGCTATTTTAAGTGGCTACTATCCGCAACCATCGCAGAGCATTATGAAAATGCCAAATAAAAGTAGAAACCTACCAATGTTACCTAAAAAAATGATGGATTTAGGCTACAATACTTCATTTTATTATGGTGGCGATTTAAACTTTGGTAACATGAATACCTATTTACGAAATTCAGGAATTACCGATTTTGTAGATGGTAATGATTTTGATGAAAAAGACTGGAACTCTAAATGGGGAGCGCACGACCACGTGTTTATGAAACGTTTAGCAGACGACTTGTCTAAAAAACAAAACGAACCTTTCTTTAAAATAGCGTTAACACTTACAAGTCACGAGCCTTATGAGTTCCCTGACACCTACAAATTTGGAAAAGATACTGAAGAAAATAAATTTAGAAGTGCGCATGCCTACACCGATAAAACCATTGGTACATTTATTGATTTTGCAAAACAACAACCTTGGTACAAGAACACCTTAATTGTTATTATAGCAGATCACGGGCACCGTTCTCCAGCACACAAAGGCACCTTTAATGCGCCTATAAAATTTCAAATACCTATGTTATGGTTAGGTGGCGCTCTAAACAAAAAAGGAATTGAAATAGACAATATTGCTAGTCAGGTAGATTTGTCTTACACGCTTCTAGACTTACTAAAAGGAGATAATTCTGAATTTAAATTTAGCAAAAACATCTTTAATACTTCCGATAAACAATACGCACATTATATCTTTAACAAAGGTTTTGGAACACTTTCTAAAAACGGGCTCTATTTATTTGATCATGTTAGCAAGAAAGCAATTTTAGAAGAAGGTAAGGAAGCAGCAAAATTAGACTCTTTAGGAAAATCGATTTCTCAAGAAGCTTTTCAAGATTTTCTAGAACGTGATTAG
- a CDS encoding translocation/assembly module TamB domain-containing protein produces MISLPVVQTKLGSYATQRLNADFNTNISIEKIDLSLLGNIQLKGVDIKDHHQDTLIYVKKLSSSILNAKNFLDNKVNLGSISLDGAYVYMKTYKGEKDDSMAVFIDNFNDGTPKDSLSKPFILKSDNVYVSDLNYKLINENSNNPILFSASNGGGNLQDLLVYGPDFSSNIRGLFFVDNRGLEVTNLTTDFSYSRTEMHFVNTSLQTRESNIKGTIAFNYKREDLIDFNNKVDIIADFNKSTISIPDLKKYYKELYGNDIVTFTGDFKGRLNNFSLNNLKLSSNRGIKVIGDLGFVNAVDSEKGFIFNGNLRDVTATYYDLKSILPNVLGKTLPSEFAKFGRFTLKGQVHVTSKEIKANLDLQSEIGNVVSDLQISNIDDIDYAAYSGKIALNTFDIGELFNDPLFGNVSLKGDVKGSGFKLDNINTSFIGTVAELNFKKYTYKNIEANGQYQNNKFDGDLNIDDVNFKMKFNGLADLSTDINKFDFKSNIEYLNLKETNLFTRDSIAVLKGDIVLDVEGNTFDDITGKATFTNILYTNQKEEFNFKEFNVLSSLKDSIKTIEVVSKDIAEGYLTGKFSFSELLPVAQNALGSVYTNYTPFTVAPNQFLDFNFTIYNQIVTVFFPEISIDNNTKIKGKIKADKNQLRLTFSSPKIEAYGSEVKDILLRTDNQNPLYNSHLTASEVNTKYYNVSKLNLLSLNQNDTLYFKSEFKGGNKKNENFNLDFFYTFNPEGKSVVGLEKSSLIFKENTWEINPDVLNKNKVTFNIKENDFNFSQFKFTSGEQKIEFSGSVKGDSEKVLLADFTKVKLESFLPKIDSLALKGVLSGHVDFVQSKGVYNPEALLSIADFQVNNFKQGDLSLNVKGNNSYKKYQVDLSINNEKVKSIAATGSLDFSEKRPLIDLDVYLEEFGLDAFSPLGQDVLSSIRGTANGDFSLRGFLGNPEMEGTLALRNAGLKFPYLNVDYDFEGESIISLQEQSFIFEEVKLVDTKHKSRGRLIGDITHLNFKKWFLNIEIESNNLLVLDTKNTDESLYYGSAFIDGTANITGLTDQLTIDINAKTMPGTAFVVPLKDIETVDSYNLIHFKTKETGIQEKQKEVALEAIKGLSLNMDLDVTSDATAQVVIDEVNGSQLTGSGKGNLRIEINTRGKFNMFGDYMIDSGVYDFKYGGIVSKPFLIQKGGTVSWSGNPYEANLDVTAIYKAKANPGVLLQNFNSNRKIEVDLVTKITGGLFSSKQDLDIQLTNVDPSIASELEFILNDNNVNEKTTQFISLLAFGSFANPDRADFNAGETFSNTASSAVSAAFSSLLNNPDGKFQLGVDYQQGNSGTDIGSLYTDNQVDVSVSTQLGDKVVINGKVGVPVGTQTQSSVVGEVKVEILLNKEGNFRGVIFNRQNEIQYSTEEEGYTQGVGLSYQVNFNTLSGLLRKIKGKKRVVRENETFIKRDSTLRLKDKLINFEGN; encoded by the coding sequence TTGATTTCTTTACCTGTTGTACAAACAAAGTTGGGTAGTTATGCCACACAAAGACTTAATGCAGATTTTAATACGAATATCTCTATAGAAAAAATAGACTTATCCCTTTTAGGGAATATTCAGTTAAAAGGAGTGGATATTAAAGACCATCATCAAGATACTTTAATCTATGTTAAAAAATTATCGAGTTCCATTCTAAATGCCAAGAATTTTTTAGATAATAAAGTAAATCTTGGTAGTATTTCTTTAGACGGTGCTTATGTTTATATGAAAACCTATAAAGGAGAAAAAGATGACTCTATGGCTGTTTTTATAGATAATTTTAATGACGGCACTCCAAAAGACTCTCTCTCCAAACCCTTTATCTTAAAGTCTGATAACGTTTATGTGAGCGATTTAAATTATAAATTGATCAACGAAAATAGTAATAATCCTATTTTGTTTTCCGCAAGTAATGGAGGTGGAAATTTACAAGACTTATTGGTTTATGGACCTGATTTTTCATCGAACATAAGAGGTCTTTTTTTTGTGGATAATAGAGGTTTAGAGGTTACAAACTTAACAACAGATTTTTCGTATTCTAGAACGGAAATGCATTTTGTAAATACATCATTACAAACTAGAGAATCAAATATTAAAGGTACCATAGCTTTTAACTACAAAAGAGAAGATTTAATAGACTTTAATAATAAGGTAGATATTATAGCAGATTTTAATAAAAGCACCATTTCTATACCAGATTTAAAGAAGTATTATAAAGAGTTGTATGGAAATGATATCGTTACTTTTACGGGAGACTTTAAAGGAAGGTTGAATAACTTCTCATTAAATAATCTTAAATTAAGCTCTAATAGAGGCATTAAAGTAATTGGTGATTTAGGTTTTGTAAATGCGGTAGATTCTGAAAAAGGTTTTATTTTTAATGGTAATTTAAGAGATGTAACAGCTACTTATTATGACTTAAAAAGTATTTTACCTAATGTTTTGGGAAAGACACTGCCATCGGAATTTGCTAAATTTGGAAGATTTACTTTAAAGGGGCAAGTACATGTTACTTCTAAAGAAATTAAAGCTAATTTAGATTTACAATCTGAAATAGGAAATGTAGTATCCGACTTGCAAATTTCTAATATAGACGATATTGATTATGCCGCCTACAGTGGAAAAATAGCGTTAAATACGTTTGATATTGGAGAGCTGTTTAATGACCCTTTATTTGGTAATGTTTCCCTAAAAGGAGATGTAAAAGGGAGTGGTTTTAAATTAGATAATATTAATACTTCTTTTATAGGTACTGTTGCAGAGCTTAATTTTAAAAAATATACCTATAAAAATATTGAAGCAAATGGTCAATATCAAAATAATAAATTTGATGGAGATTTAAATATAGATGACGTTAACTTTAAAATGAAGTTTAACGGATTGGCAGATTTGTCTACAGATATTAATAAGTTCGATTTTAAATCGAATATAGAATACCTTAATTTAAAAGAAACAAACCTTTTTACAAGAGATAGTATTGCTGTTTTAAAGGGAGATATAGTATTAGATGTAGAAGGAAATACTTTTGATGATATTACCGGAAAAGCAACTTTTACAAATATTTTATACACAAACCAAAAAGAAGAATTTAATTTTAAAGAATTTAATGTATTATCTTCTTTAAAAGATAGTATTAAAACAATAGAAGTAGTCTCTAAAGATATTGCAGAAGGATACCTTACGGGTAAATTTTCTTTTTCAGAATTGTTACCCGTTGCACAAAATGCATTGGGTAGTGTTTATACAAACTATACACCTTTTACTGTAGCACCAAATCAGTTTCTAGATTTTAATTTCACGATTTATAATCAAATTGTTACGGTGTTTTTTCCTGAGATTTCTATTGATAACAACACAAAGATAAAAGGTAAAATTAAAGCAGATAAAAACCAATTAAGGTTAACGTTTTCTTCGCCCAAAATAGAAGCTTATGGTAGTGAAGTAAAAGATATTTTGTTAAGAACAGACAATCAAAATCCGCTTTATAATTCACATTTAACAGCATCCGAAGTAAATACAAAATATTATAATGTTTCTAAGTTAAATTTATTAAGTTTAAATCAGAATGATACCTTGTACTTTAAATCAGAATTTAAAGGAGGTAATAAAAAGAACGAAAATTTTAATCTCGATTTTTTCTATACATTTAATCCGGAAGGAAAATCTGTTGTTGGTCTCGAAAAATCATCCTTAATATTTAAAGAAAATACTTGGGAGATTAATCCAGACGTATTAAATAAAAATAAAGTTACTTTCAATATCAAAGAAAATGATTTTAACTTTAGTCAGTTTAAATTTACTTCTGGAGAGCAAAAAATAGAGTTTTCTGGGAGTGTAAAAGGAGATTCTGAGAAAGTGCTTTTAGCCGATTTTACAAAAGTGAAGTTAGAGAGTTTTTTACCTAAAATTGATAGTCTTGCGTTAAAAGGAGTTTTGTCTGGTCATGTAGATTTTGTTCAAAGTAAAGGTGTTTACAATCCGGAAGCATTACTTTCTATTGCAGATTTTCAAGTCAATAATTTTAAACAAGGAGATTTATCCTTAAATGTAAAAGGAAACAATTCTTATAAAAAGTACCAAGTAGATTTATCTATAAATAATGAAAAGGTAAAAAGTATTGCCGCAACTGGTTCTTTAGATTTCTCAGAAAAAAGGCCTTTAATAGATTTAGATGTTTACTTAGAAGAGTTTGGCTTAGACGCTTTCAGTCCGCTTGGGCAAGACGTTTTATCCTCTATAAGAGGTACTGCAAATGGCGACTTTTCTTTAAGAGGTTTCTTAGGGAATCCTGAAATGGAAGGAACTTTAGCGCTAAGAAATGCGGGGTTAAAGTTTCCGTATCTTAATGTAGATTATGATTTTGAAGGAGAATCTATAATCAGTTTACAAGAACAGTCGTTTATTTTTGAAGAAGTGAAATTGGTAGACACCAAGCATAAAAGTCGTGGGAGGCTTATTGGAGATATTACCCATTTGAATTTTAAAAAGTGGTTTTTAAATATAGAAATAGAGAGCAATAATTTATTAGTTTTAGATACTAAAAATACTGATGAATCACTCTATTATGGTTCTGCTTTTATAGATGGTACTGCTAATATTACAGGGTTAACAGATCAATTAACAATAGATATTAATGCTAAAACAATGCCTGGTACTGCATTTGTTGTTCCTTTAAAAGATATAGAAACCGTAGATAGCTATAATTTAATTCATTTTAAAACAAAGGAAACTGGAATTCAAGAAAAACAAAAAGAGGTTGCTTTAGAAGCTATTAAAGGATTGTCTTTAAATATGGATTTAGATGTAACAAGCGATGCAACGGCTCAGGTGGTTATAGATGAGGTGAATGGGAGTCAGTTAACTGGTAGCGGTAAAGGAAATCTAAGGATAGAGATAAATACACGTGGTAAATTTAACATGTTTGGCGATTATATGATAGATAGTGGTGTTTACGATTTTAAATATGGAGGCATTGTAAGTAAACCATTCTTAATACAAAAAGGAGGTACGGTTTCTTGGAGCGGAAATCCGTATGAAGCCAATTTAGATGTAACAGCAATTTATAAGGCAAAAGCCAACCCGGGAGTTTTATTGCAAAATTTTAATTCTAATAGAAAGATTGAGGTAGATCTAGTAACCAAAATTACAGGAGGTTTATTTAGTTCTAAACAAGATTTAGACATTCAATTAACAAATGTAGATCCATCGATTGCGAGTGAGTTAGAGTTTATTTTAAATGATAATAATGTAAACGAGAAAACAACCCAATTTATATCATTACTTGCTTTTGGTAGTTTTGCAAACCCAGATAGAGCAGATTTTAATGCAGGTGAAACTTTTTCTAATACAGCTTCTAGTGCAGTGTCTGCCGCTTTTTCTAGCTTATTAAATAATCCTGATGGTAAATTTCAATTAGGAGTAGATTATCAACAAGGAAATAGTGGTACTGATATAGGAAGTTTATATACAGATAATCAAGTAGATGTTTCTGTAAGCACACAATTGGGTGATAAAGTTGTTATTAACGGTAAAGTGGGAGTCCCGGTTGGTACACAAACGCAATCTAGTGTTGTTGGTGAGGTAAAAGTTGAAATTCTATTAAATAAAGAGGGGAATTTTAGAGGTGTTATTTTTAATAGACAAAACGAAATACAATATTCTACAGAAGAAGAAGGCTATACGCAAGGTGTCGGACTTTCTTATCAGGTTAATTTTAATACACTTTCTGGCTTGTTAAGAAAAATTAAAGGAAAGAAAAGAGTTGTTAGAGAAAACGAAACTTTCATAAAAAGAGATTCTACCTTAAGATTAAAGGATAAGTTAATAAATTTCGAAGGAAACTAA